In Georgenia soli, a genomic segment contains:
- the rpe gene encoding ribulose-phosphate 3-epimerase → MSIVISPSILNSDFSDMRGELAKIAGADYAHVDVMDNHFVPNLTLGLPIVEGILRVSPVPVDAHLMIEDPDRWAPAYAEAGCASVTFHAEAATAPVKLARELRAQGARAGLALRPATAIEPYLDLLPEFDMILVMTVEPGFGGQSFIDGTLPKITRTRKAIQDAGLDVWVQVDGGVSRSTIERAADAGANVFVAGSAVYKAEDAAAEVQALRDLATAAHHH, encoded by the coding sequence GTGAGCATCGTCATCTCCCCGAGCATCCTCAACTCCGACTTCTCCGACATGCGCGGGGAACTGGCGAAGATCGCGGGGGCGGACTACGCCCACGTGGACGTCATGGACAACCACTTCGTCCCCAACCTCACGCTCGGCCTGCCGATCGTCGAGGGGATCCTGCGGGTGAGCCCCGTCCCGGTGGACGCGCACCTGATGATCGAGGACCCCGACCGGTGGGCGCCCGCCTACGCAGAGGCCGGCTGCGCATCCGTGACGTTCCACGCCGAGGCCGCCACGGCACCGGTCAAGCTCGCGCGCGAGCTGCGCGCCCAGGGAGCCCGGGCCGGGCTCGCGCTCCGCCCCGCCACCGCGATCGAGCCCTACCTCGACCTTCTCCCTGAGTTCGACATGATCCTCGTGATGACGGTCGAGCCGGGGTTCGGCGGCCAGTCGTTCATCGACGGCACGCTGCCGAAGATCACTCGCACGCGCAAGGCGATCCAGGACGCCGGTCTGGACGTGTGGGTCCAGGTCGACGGCGGAGTGTCCCGCTCGACGATCGAGCGCGCGGCCGACGCCGGGGCGAACGTCTTCGTCGCCGGCTCCGCCGTCTACAAGGCCGAGGATGCCGCGGCCGAGGTACAGGCGCTCCGCGACCTCGCGACGGCCGCGCACCACCACTGA
- the putP gene encoding sodium/proline symporter PutP, whose protein sequence is MSDQAFHIAALVVYFAGMLAIGWYFFRKNNSLDDYMLGGRGLPPAVAALSAGASDMSGWLLMGLPGAIYAAGLVEGWIAVGLTIGAWANWKLVAPRLRVYTQVSADSITIPSFLESRLRDTTRTIRIAAGAIILVFFTFYVSAGMVSGGVFFASSFGLDYRTGMLLVAGVTVLYTLGGGFLAASYTDFVQGLMMFLALLAVPIMGLFAAGGPGEVLSTVREADPQHLSMVGGGIGAMAVISALAWGLGYFGQPHIIVRFMALRTVDEARASRRIGMGWMILSVGGAIATALVGFAYFQQNPGLTLKDPETVFLVLGQLLFHPLIAGFVLAAVLAAIMSTVSSQLLVTASALVEDLFTIGFKRETTGRQQVMLSRLAVLLISVVAAAMAWTQNDTILGLVAFAWAGFGAAFGPTILLALYWRRLSTAGALTGMIAGAVMVGIWGNVEGGIFDLYEIVPGFLLNLVLAVGVSLATHRHHGEVTAEFDETMRLLDGDTSVDEPAGARGRI, encoded by the coding sequence ATGAGTGACCAGGCGTTCCATATCGCCGCACTGGTCGTCTACTTCGCCGGCATGCTGGCGATCGGCTGGTACTTCTTCCGCAAGAACAACAGTCTGGACGACTACATGCTGGGCGGGAGGGGACTGCCACCAGCAGTGGCGGCGCTGAGCGCCGGCGCCTCGGACATGTCCGGCTGGCTGCTCATGGGCCTTCCCGGCGCAATCTACGCCGCCGGGCTGGTCGAGGGCTGGATCGCCGTCGGCCTCACGATTGGGGCCTGGGCGAACTGGAAGCTCGTGGCGCCCCGCCTGCGCGTCTACACCCAGGTCTCGGCCGACTCCATCACGATCCCGAGCTTCCTCGAGAGCCGGCTGCGCGACACCACGCGGACGATCCGCATCGCGGCCGGCGCCATCATCCTGGTCTTCTTCACGTTCTACGTCTCCGCCGGCATGGTCTCGGGCGGCGTCTTCTTCGCCAGCTCCTTCGGGCTGGACTACCGCACCGGCATGCTCCTCGTCGCCGGCGTGACCGTGCTCTACACCCTCGGCGGCGGGTTCCTCGCCGCGAGCTACACCGACTTCGTGCAGGGCCTGATGATGTTCCTCGCCCTGCTCGCCGTGCCGATCATGGGACTCTTCGCGGCCGGCGGCCCCGGCGAGGTCCTCTCGACCGTCCGCGAGGCGGACCCGCAGCATCTCAGCATGGTCGGCGGCGGGATCGGCGCCATGGCAGTGATCTCCGCGCTCGCGTGGGGGCTGGGCTACTTCGGCCAGCCGCACATCATCGTCCGGTTCATGGCCCTGCGGACCGTGGACGAGGCCCGCGCCAGCCGCCGCATCGGCATGGGTTGGATGATCCTCTCGGTCGGCGGCGCCATCGCCACCGCCCTGGTCGGCTTCGCCTACTTCCAGCAGAACCCCGGGCTCACGCTGAAGGACCCCGAGACCGTCTTCCTCGTCCTCGGGCAGCTTCTGTTCCACCCGCTGATCGCCGGGTTCGTGCTTGCGGCCGTCCTCGCGGCGATCATGAGCACGGTGTCGTCGCAGCTGCTCGTCACCGCCTCGGCGCTGGTGGAGGACCTGTTCACCATCGGATTCAAGCGTGAGACCACCGGGCGCCAGCAGGTCATGCTCAGCCGTCTCGCGGTCCTGCTCATCTCCGTCGTCGCGGCCGCCATGGCGTGGACGCAGAACGACACCATCCTCGGCCTCGTCGCCTTCGCGTGGGCCGGCTTCGGCGCCGCCTTCGGCCCGACCATCCTGCTCGCCCTCTACTGGCGGCGGCTCAGCACCGCCGGCGCCCTCACGGGCATGATCGCCGGTGCGGTGATGGTGGGCATCTGGGGGAACGTCGAGGGCGGCATCTTCGACCTGTACGAGATCGTCCCCGGTTTCCTTCTCAACCTGGTTCTCGCGGTCGGCGTGAGCCTGGCCACGCACCGCCACCACGGCGAGGTGACCGCCGAGTTCGACGAGACGATGCGCCTGCTCGACGGCGACACCTCGGTCGACGAGCCCGCCGGGGCCCGCGGCCGCATCTGA
- a CDS encoding ABC transporter permease — protein MSTQEIRRVAVTPAPAAQSASAAPSASASAASSASAAPLLTDSAATAPRPTPRPRPARRRLVAPLLLGILALAVLETLSRSGAVPSFFLPPPSAVAVRLAEDLSAGGLLGYVGPTLLEAALGCLLGSAVALPLGYLIFRSPRAAAAVEPYVAASQAVPAVALAPLLMLWLGYGLLPIVVLCALTVFFPIVLATVLGLRTIDHDVVDAARLDGAGEWHLLRHIELPLALPALLTGLRNGFTLSVTGAVVGEFVMGGQGLGMLVSARGDSADTVGIFAALVVLCGLAMSVYGLLGALERHLEH, from the coding sequence GTGAGCACGCAGGAGATCCGCCGAGTGGCGGTGACGCCCGCGCCGGCGGCGCAGTCCGCGTCGGCGGCCCCGTCCGCCTCGGCGTCGGCGGCCTCGTCGGCGTCCGCGGCCCCGCTCCTGACCGACTCCGCCGCGACGGCACCTCGCCCGACGCCCAGGCCGCGCCCCGCCCGGCGCCGCCTCGTCGCGCCCCTTCTGCTCGGGATCCTCGCCCTCGCCGTCCTGGAGACCCTGTCGCGCAGCGGCGCGGTCCCGTCCTTCTTCCTGCCGCCGCCGTCGGCGGTGGCGGTGCGCCTGGCGGAGGACCTGTCCGCCGGCGGCCTCCTCGGCTACGTCGGCCCCACGCTCCTCGAGGCGGCGCTCGGCTGCCTGCTGGGCTCCGCCGTCGCCCTGCCCCTGGGCTACCTCATCTTCCGCAGCCCCCGCGCGGCGGCCGCCGTCGAGCCGTACGTCGCCGCCTCCCAGGCGGTGCCGGCGGTCGCGCTCGCGCCGCTCCTCATGCTCTGGCTGGGCTACGGCCTGCTGCCCATCGTCGTGCTCTGCGCGCTCACGGTCTTCTTCCCGATCGTCCTGGCGACCGTCCTCGGCCTGCGCACCATCGACCACGACGTCGTCGACGCCGCACGGCTCGACGGCGCGGGGGAGTGGCACCTGCTCCGGCACATCGAGCTGCCGCTGGCACTGCCCGCCCTGCTGACAGGCCTGCGCAACGGGTTCACGCTCTCGGTCACCGGCGCCGTGGTCGGAGAGTTCGTCATGGGCGGCCAGGGCCTGGGGATGCTCGTCTCCGCCCGGGGCGACTCCGCCGACACGGTCGGCATCTTCGCCGCCCTCGTGGTCCTGTGCGGCCTCGCCATGTCGGTCTACGGCCTGCTCGGGGCGCTGGAGAGGCACCTCGAGCACTGA
- a CDS encoding ABC transporter substrate-binding protein, with product MSRRRLAVAALVPTVLALAACAGQPGGTDSTATSATGTAPAAGTEMTIGLTYTPDIQFAPFYVAAEKGYYEDAGLDVSLRHHGASEGLFTAVSGGQEDVVVAGGDEMLQARSQDVPLLDVATLYQDYPVALIVPADSPIRTAADLKGHKVGIPGPFGETYFGLVALLHGAGLSESDVTVEHIGFTQQAALTAGHVDAVMGFVNNDAVRFAQAGQEVRTIPVTEGDVPLVGIGLGVLDATADERPEDVAAVVEATLRGVRDVVADPQEAVNLSAEYVPDLNRKEQQDEALATLEATVPLYGEGDQIGAQDAATWEAMVKLMGDNGLLASAVDPTDAWTAKFLPGATN from the coding sequence GTGTCACGCCGCCGCCTCGCCGTCGCCGCCCTCGTCCCCACCGTCCTCGCCCTGGCCGCCTGCGCCGGGCAGCCCGGAGGGACGGACAGCACCGCGACCTCGGCCACCGGCACCGCCCCCGCCGCCGGCACCGAGATGACGATCGGGCTCACCTACACCCCCGACATCCAGTTCGCCCCGTTCTACGTCGCAGCCGAGAAGGGCTACTACGAGGACGCCGGCCTCGACGTGAGCCTGCGCCACCACGGCGCCAGCGAGGGTCTCTTCACCGCCGTGAGCGGCGGGCAGGAGGACGTCGTGGTCGCGGGCGGTGACGAGATGCTGCAGGCCCGCTCCCAGGACGTCCCGCTGCTCGACGTGGCGACGCTCTACCAGGACTACCCGGTCGCCCTCATCGTCCCCGCGGACTCCCCGATCCGCACCGCCGCCGACCTGAAGGGCCACAAGGTCGGCATCCCCGGCCCGTTCGGCGAGACGTACTTCGGGCTGGTCGCCCTGCTCCACGGCGCCGGCCTGAGCGAGAGCGACGTCACGGTCGAGCACATCGGCTTCACCCAGCAGGCCGCGCTGACGGCCGGTCACGTCGACGCGGTGATGGGCTTCGTCAACAACGACGCCGTGCGCTTCGCGCAAGCGGGCCAGGAGGTCCGCACCATCCCGGTCACCGAGGGGGACGTCCCGCTGGTCGGCATCGGTCTGGGGGTCCTCGACGCGACGGCGGACGAGCGTCCCGAGGACGTCGCGGCCGTCGTCGAGGCCACGCTGCGCGGGGTGCGCGACGTCGTCGCCGACCCGCAGGAGGCCGTGAACCTCTCCGCCGAGTACGTCCCGGACCTGAACCGGAAGGAGCAGCAGGACGAGGCGCTCGCCACGCTCGAGGCCACCGTCCCGCTCTACGGGGAGGGGGACCAGATCGGCGCCCAGGACGCGGCGACCTGGGAGGCGATGGTCAAGCTCATGGGGGACAACGGTCTGCTCGCGTCCGCCGTCGACCCCACCGACGCCTGGACCGCGAAGTTCCTGCCGGGTGCGACCAACTAG
- a CDS encoding phosphoribosyl-ATP diphosphatase, whose protein sequence is MKSFEELFAELQHKAATRPEGSGTVAELDAGIHSIGKKIVEEAAEVWMAAEHESDAAAAEEISQLLYHLQVMMIARGLTLEDVYRHL, encoded by the coding sequence GTGAAGTCGTTCGAGGAGCTCTTCGCCGAGCTGCAGCACAAGGCCGCCACCCGACCCGAGGGGTCGGGGACCGTCGCGGAGCTCGACGCGGGGATCCACTCGATCGGCAAGAAGATCGTCGAGGAGGCCGCCGAGGTCTGGATGGCCGCCGAGCACGAGAGCGACGCCGCCGCGGCCGAGGAGATCTCCCAGCTCCTGTACCACCTGCAGGTGATGATGATCGCGCGGGGGCTCACGCTCGAGGACGTCTACCGGCACCTCTGA
- the hisG gene encoding ATP phosphoribosyltransferase: MLRIAVPNKGSLSEPATAMLAEAGYRERRGRELVLPDPANDVEFFFLRPRDIAVYVGSGTVDVGITGRDLLLDSGVDAVEHRALGFARSTFRFAGPPGEVTSLEQVAGRRVATSYDVLVGNYLAEHGIDATVVHLDGAVESAVQLGIADVVADVVETGSTLRAAGLEAFGEPILQSEAVLIHPAGREASNGLTVLDRRLQGVLVARQYVLMDYDVPVEHVEAAVAITPGLESPTVSPLHNGEWVAVRSMVRRDATNRVMDELYDVGARAILVTSIHACRI, from the coding sequence GTGCTGCGTATCGCCGTGCCCAACAAGGGCTCGCTGTCCGAACCCGCCACCGCGATGCTCGCGGAGGCGGGCTACCGCGAGCGCCGAGGGCGCGAGCTCGTCCTCCCGGACCCCGCGAACGACGTGGAGTTCTTCTTCCTGCGACCGCGTGACATCGCGGTCTACGTCGGGTCCGGCACGGTGGACGTGGGCATCACGGGCCGGGACCTGCTGCTGGACTCCGGGGTCGACGCCGTCGAGCACCGCGCCCTCGGCTTCGCCCGCTCCACGTTCCGCTTCGCCGGCCCGCCCGGGGAGGTCACCTCGCTCGAGCAGGTGGCCGGCAGGCGCGTGGCGACGAGCTACGACGTGCTCGTGGGCAACTACCTCGCCGAGCACGGCATCGACGCGACCGTCGTCCACCTGGACGGCGCCGTGGAGTCCGCTGTCCAGCTCGGGATCGCGGACGTCGTGGCCGACGTCGTCGAGACCGGCTCGACCCTGCGCGCGGCCGGGTTGGAGGCCTTCGGCGAGCCGATCCTGCAGTCCGAGGCCGTGCTCATCCACCCGGCGGGGCGGGAGGCGAGCAACGGTCTCACGGTGCTCGACCGCCGTCTCCAGGGTGTCCTCGTGGCCCGCCAGTACGTCCTGATGGACTACGACGTGCCGGTGGAGCACGTCGAGGCCGCGGTGGCGATCACGCCCGGCCTGGAGTCGCCCACGGTCTCGCCGCTGCACAACGGCGAGTGGGTGGCCGTGCGGTCGATGGTCCGCCGGGACGCCACGAACCGGGTCATGGACGAGCTCTACGACGTGGGCGCCCGCGCCATCCTCGTCACGTCCATCCACGCCTGCCGCATCTGA
- a CDS encoding PH domain-containing protein has protein sequence MSSYQDLHAPFRPRSARVVTLVLGLLTVAGALVIIVSLPRMEGVVFGPADQAGTAVLALGICWFLYRQGSVAAVPSERGMVVRNIIHTRELEWAEILSVSFGDGAPWVQLDLSDGGTIAVMAIQRADGEHGRSEARRLATLVALHEERAGPPDR, from the coding sequence GTGAGCAGCTACCAGGACCTCCACGCGCCCTTCCGGCCACGGTCGGCGCGCGTGGTGACGCTGGTCCTGGGCCTGCTCACCGTGGCGGGGGCGCTCGTGATCATCGTGTCGCTGCCGCGGATGGAGGGCGTCGTCTTCGGTCCCGCCGACCAGGCCGGCACCGCCGTGCTGGCCCTGGGCATCTGCTGGTTCCTGTACCGCCAGGGCTCGGTCGCGGCCGTCCCGAGCGAGCGCGGGATGGTGGTCCGCAACATCATCCACACCCGTGAGCTGGAGTGGGCCGAGATCCTCTCGGTCAGCTTCGGCGACGGCGCACCCTGGGTCCAGCTCGACCTCTCCGACGGCGGGACGATCGCCGTCATGGCGATCCAGCGGGCCGACGGCGAGCACGGACGTTCCGAGGCGCGTCGCCTCGCCACCCTGGTCGCCCTCCACGAGGAGCGCGCAGGGCCTCCGGACCGCTGA
- a CDS encoding DUF3866 family protein: MMIWRDGVVRGVRASWDGVAELDVEVVGGPGDERAPLAAGATVRALAYVHLVGEPVVGDRVTLSAAALARGLGTGGYAMVVALPDRLPADPPPGPGHLVKARYTPLQTMVLGVDEQESEHHETLRDADDLGGMPVVVADLHSAVPAVVAGLRTVDPDLSVAYVMTDGGALPAWFSRSLAGLREAGWQAGSVTVGQAFGGDLEAVTLHTGLLAARLVLGADVAVVVQGPGNLGTGTRWGFSGTACGEAVNAAAVLRGAPVASLRVSGADPRERHLGVSHHSLTAYGRVALAPADVVVPRFDAGTELERSLPPGLGERVREQAAGLAAPSGIHRLVEVSTSGLAEALEGSPVRLSTMGRGLAQDPAAFLAAAVAGVHAGRLARG, from the coding sequence GTGATGATCTGGCGCGACGGTGTGGTGCGGGGCGTGCGTGCCTCCTGGGACGGCGTGGCCGAGCTCGACGTCGAGGTCGTGGGGGGCCCGGGCGACGAGCGGGCTCCCCTGGCGGCCGGGGCCACCGTCCGGGCGCTGGCGTACGTCCACCTCGTGGGCGAGCCCGTCGTCGGGGACCGCGTCACCCTCTCCGCCGCCGCGCTGGCCCGGGGGCTCGGCACCGGCGGCTACGCGATGGTCGTGGCCCTGCCCGACCGGTTGCCCGCCGACCCCCCGCCCGGGCCGGGGCACCTGGTCAAGGCCCGTTACACCCCTCTGCAGACGATGGTGCTCGGGGTCGACGAGCAGGAGTCCGAGCACCACGAGACCCTCCGCGACGCCGACGACCTCGGCGGCATGCCCGTCGTCGTCGCCGACCTCCACTCCGCCGTGCCCGCGGTCGTTGCCGGGCTGCGGACGGTCGACCCGGACCTGAGCGTCGCGTACGTGATGACCGACGGCGGGGCCCTGCCCGCCTGGTTCTCCCGCTCTCTCGCGGGGCTGCGGGAGGCCGGCTGGCAGGCGGGGTCGGTGACAGTCGGGCAGGCCTTCGGCGGCGACCTGGAGGCCGTCACGCTGCACACCGGGCTGCTCGCCGCGCGGCTGGTGCTCGGCGCCGACGTCGCCGTCGTCGTGCAGGGCCCGGGGAACCTCGGCACCGGTACGCGCTGGGGCTTCTCCGGCACCGCCTGCGGGGAGGCGGTCAACGCCGCCGCCGTCCTGCGCGGCGCACCCGTGGCGTCGTTGCGGGTCTCCGGCGCCGACCCGCGCGAGCGGCACCTCGGGGTGTCGCACCACTCGCTCACGGCGTACGGCCGCGTGGCGCTCGCGCCGGCGGACGTCGTGGTGCCGCGCTTCGACGCCGGCACCGAGCTCGAGCGGTCCCTGCCGCCCGGCCTGGGCGAGCGGGTGCGGGAGCAGGCGGCCGGGCTCGCCGCGCCGTCGGGGATCCACCGGCTCGTGGAGGTCTCCACGTCCGGCCTCGCCGAGGCACTCGAAGGCTCCCCGGTGCGGCTGTCCACCATGGGGCGCGGGCTGGCGCAGGATCCCGCCGCGTTCCTCGCGGCCGCCGTCGCAGGCGTCCACGCGGGCCGGCTCGCCCGGGGCTGA
- the ribD gene encoding bifunctional diaminohydroxyphosphoribosylaminopyrimidine deaminase/5-amino-6-(5-phosphoribosylamino)uracil reductase RibD — MSTITTTRAATESAALDRATDLAARGPQAGGNPRVGCVLLGARGEVLAEGYHRGAGTAHAEADALSRVDPARRGKLVGGTAVVTLEPCHHTGRTPPCSRALHAAGIARVVTATPDPDTRATGGSSWLRDQGVEVLTARAAGVDPAVVARAEALTHTWRTAVRRSRPWLVAKTATTLDGRVAAADGTSRWITSAESREHAHALRADVDAILVGTGTVLADDPALTARPGGPHTGAGRPAAAPQPLRVVVGERPVPQDARVRHGAGEWVHLATRDLGAVLEELHRRGVRHALLEGGPTLLTAALGAGLVDELHAYVAPVLLGTGAGAVGDLGVRTIADALRWRTVSTLRLGEDLFLAARPQTHPDDRDHPNDRDNPDDPVHPLEEGES; from the coding sequence GTGTCGACGATCACGACGACCCGGGCCGCGACGGAGTCCGCCGCACTGGACCGTGCGACCGATCTCGCCGCGCGCGGCCCCCAGGCCGGCGGGAACCCGCGGGTGGGTTGCGTCCTGCTCGGTGCCCGCGGCGAGGTGCTCGCCGAGGGGTACCACCGCGGGGCGGGCACCGCCCACGCCGAGGCCGACGCGCTCTCCCGCGTGGACCCGGCCCGGCGCGGGAAGCTCGTCGGCGGGACCGCCGTCGTCACCCTTGAGCCGTGCCACCACACCGGCCGCACACCCCCGTGCTCCCGCGCACTCCACGCCGCCGGCATCGCCCGGGTCGTGACCGCGACGCCGGACCCCGACACCCGCGCGACCGGCGGGTCCTCGTGGCTGCGTGACCAGGGCGTCGAGGTGCTGACCGCCCGCGCGGCCGGCGTCGACCCGGCGGTCGTCGCCCGCGCCGAGGCGTTGACGCACACGTGGAGGACGGCGGTGCGCCGAAGCCGTCCCTGGCTGGTGGCGAAGACGGCGACCACGCTGGACGGGCGCGTCGCCGCCGCCGACGGCACCAGCCGGTGGATCACCTCGGCCGAGTCGCGCGAGCACGCCCACGCCCTGCGCGCCGACGTCGACGCCATCCTCGTCGGGACGGGCACCGTGCTGGCCGACGACCCCGCGCTCACGGCGCGCCCCGGCGGCCCGCACACCGGCGCCGGCCGTCCGGCTGCGGCACCCCAGCCGCTGCGCGTCGTCGTGGGGGAGCGCCCAGTGCCGCAGGACGCCCGGGTGCGGCACGGCGCGGGCGAGTGGGTCCACCTGGCCACCCGGGACCTCGGGGCGGTGCTGGAGGAGCTCCACCGTCGCGGCGTCCGCCACGCCCTCCTCGAGGGCGGCCCCACCCTGCTCACCGCCGCCTTGGGCGCCGGCCTCGTCGACGAGCTCCACGCGTACGTCGCCCCCGTGCTGCTGGGCACCGGCGCGGGCGCCGTCGGGGACCTGGGGGTCCGCACCATCGCCGACGCGCTGCGCTGGCGGACCGTCTCGACCCTGCGGCTGGGGGAGGACCTGTTCCTCGCCGCCCGACCGCAGACCCACCCGGACGACCGAGATCACCCGAACGACCGGGACAACCCGGACGACCCCGTCCACCCGCTGGAAGAAGGAGAGAGCTGA
- a CDS encoding riboflavin synthase, giving the protein MFTGLVEEVGTVRGREDVDGAARLHLAATTVTEDLAVGDSVAVAGVCLTVTDHDPGGFTADVMPESLARTTLGALAAGAPVNLERAVRADSRLGGHIVQGHVDGVGTVVARTPGPRWDEVEIALPAHLARYVAEKGSVAVEGVSLTVTHVSSTSFGIALIPTTLAATTLGGLAVGAAVNLEVDVVAKYVERLTGADR; this is encoded by the coding sequence ATGTTCACCGGACTCGTCGAGGAGGTGGGCACCGTGCGCGGCCGCGAGGACGTCGACGGCGCCGCCCGCCTCCATCTGGCCGCGACCACCGTGACGGAGGACCTCGCCGTCGGCGATTCCGTCGCCGTCGCCGGCGTGTGCCTGACCGTCACGGACCACGACCCCGGCGGCTTCACCGCCGACGTGATGCCCGAGTCGCTGGCCCGCACCACCCTCGGCGCGCTCGCCGCGGGTGCCCCGGTCAACCTCGAGCGCGCGGTCCGCGCCGACTCCCGCCTGGGCGGACACATCGTGCAGGGCCACGTGGACGGGGTGGGGACCGTGGTCGCCCGCACGCCCGGCCCGCGCTGGGACGAGGTGGAGATCGCGCTCCCCGCCCACCTCGCCCGGTACGTGGCCGAGAAGGGGTCCGTGGCGGTCGAGGGCGTGTCCCTGACGGTGACCCACGTGAGCAGCACCAGCTTCGGGATCGCCCTGATCCCCACCACGCTCGCCGCCACCACCCTGGGCGGCCTCGCGGTGGGTGCCGCGGTGAACCTCGAGGTCGACGTCGTCGCCAAGTACGTCGAGCGGCTCACGGGAGCGGATCGGTGA
- the ribB gene encoding 3,4-dihydroxy-2-butanone-4-phosphate synthase: MTAVTTARHTVEEALAALRSGRPVLVADARDREDEVDVVLPAAAATERWLAWTVRHSSGYICAPMPAARADALALPLMVAANQDTLRTAYTVTVDAANGVTTGISAADRARTLRTLADPATIPSDLVRPGHVVPLRAVPGGVLERGGHTEAAVDLCRLAGAGEVAAIAELVHDDGTMLRLPAAAELAARDGLVLVTIADLVAWRLEHDPGPAPAAARVRRTGSASLPTEHGTFTVHGYRDLTTGAEHTALVAPERRATPGQAPLVRVHSECLTGDALGSLRCDCGPQLRAALGVTGREGGAVVYLGGHEGRGIGLLRKISAYALQDAGRDTLEANVDLGLPADAREYAAAAAILADLGLRSVRLLTNNPDKVAGLRRGGIDVEEVLGIETAVTEHNHRYLSTKRSAMGHHLPGLDAMGATDGPEHEEAAR; this comes from the coding sequence GTGACCGCCGTGACGACCGCCCGGCACACCGTGGAGGAGGCCCTCGCGGCGCTCCGCTCCGGACGGCCCGTGCTGGTGGCGGACGCCCGTGACCGCGAGGACGAGGTGGACGTGGTCCTCCCCGCGGCGGCGGCCACCGAGCGGTGGCTCGCCTGGACGGTGCGGCACTCCTCGGGCTACATCTGCGCGCCGATGCCCGCCGCCCGTGCGGACGCCCTCGCGCTCCCGCTCATGGTCGCGGCCAACCAGGACACCCTGCGCACCGCCTACACGGTGACCGTCGACGCGGCGAACGGGGTGACGACGGGCATCTCGGCCGCCGACCGCGCCCGGACGCTGCGCACGCTCGCCGATCCCGCGACCATCCCGTCGGACCTCGTCCGTCCCGGTCACGTGGTGCCGCTGCGCGCCGTGCCCGGCGGGGTGCTCGAACGGGGCGGGCACACCGAGGCGGCGGTGGACCTGTGCCGCCTCGCCGGCGCCGGCGAGGTCGCGGCGATCGCCGAGCTGGTCCACGACGACGGCACGATGCTGAGGCTGCCGGCGGCGGCGGAGCTCGCCGCCCGGGACGGCCTGGTGCTCGTGACCATCGCGGACCTGGTCGCCTGGCGACTCGAGCACGACCCGGGCCCCGCCCCCGCGGCGGCGCGCGTGCGTCGCACAGGCAGCGCGTCGCTGCCGACCGAGCACGGCACGTTCACGGTGCACGGCTACCGGGACCTCACCACCGGCGCAGAGCACACCGCGCTGGTGGCCCCGGAGCGCCGGGCCACGCCCGGCCAGGCGCCGCTGGTGCGCGTGCACTCGGAGTGCCTCACGGGCGACGCGCTCGGCTCGCTGCGCTGCGACTGCGGTCCGCAGCTGCGGGCGGCCCTGGGGGTCACCGGCCGGGAGGGCGGCGCCGTCGTCTACCTCGGCGGGCACGAGGGGCGCGGCATCGGCCTGCTACGAAAGATCAGCGCCTACGCCCTGCAGGACGCCGGGCGCGACACCCTCGAGGCCAACGTCGACCTGGGCCTGCCCGCGGACGCCCGGGAGTACGCCGCGGCCGCGGCGATCCTGGCCGACCTCGGCCTGCGCAGCGTGCGGCTGCTGACGAACAACCCCGACAAGGTCGCGGGTCTGCGCCGCGGGGGCATCGACGTCGAGGAGGTCCTCGGGATCGAGACCGCCGTGACGGAGCACAACCACAGGTACCTGAGCACCAAACGGTCCGCGATGGGCCACCACCTGCCCGGTCTGGACGCCATGGGCGCCACGGACGGGCCCGAGCACGAGGAGGCGGCGCGATGA
- the ribH gene encoding 6,7-dimethyl-8-ribityllumazine synthase — MSGAGAPKLTVEGTGMRVVVVAAQWHTEVMDGLLAGARRVLDAAGADCTEIRVPGSFELPVAAAEAARAGADAVVALGVVIRGGTPHFDYVCQAATAGLTDVAVRTGVPVGFGVLTTDDEAQALDRAGLPGSREDKGAEAAEAALATAVALRELRAATSRVATGPRP, encoded by the coding sequence ATGAGCGGCGCAGGAGCACCGAAGCTGACCGTCGAGGGGACGGGCATGCGCGTCGTCGTCGTCGCGGCGCAGTGGCACACCGAGGTGATGGACGGACTGCTGGCAGGTGCCCGCCGGGTGCTCGACGCCGCCGGTGCCGACTGCACGGAGATCCGGGTCCCGGGCTCCTTCGAGCTGCCCGTCGCGGCCGCGGAGGCGGCCCGTGCCGGCGCGGACGCGGTCGTCGCCCTGGGCGTCGTCATCCGGGGCGGGACGCCCCACTTCGACTACGTCTGCCAGGCCGCCACGGCCGGCCTGACCGACGTCGCCGTCCGGACGGGGGTGCCGGTCGGGTTCGGCGTGCTGACCACCGACGACGAGGCCCAGGCGCTCGACCGCGCCGGCCTTCCCGGGTCGCGGGAGGACAAGGGGGCCGAGGCCGCTGAGGCCGCTCTCGCCACCGCAGTTGCCCTGCGGGAGCTACGAGCTGCGACGAGCCGCGTGGCCACCGGCCCGCGACCCTGA